Below is a genomic region from Fusarium oxysporum Fo47 chromosome XI, complete sequence.
GCTTTGGGGCCCATGCAACGCTTCGGAGCAAAGGTTCCTGAGAGGCAGAGACCTAACCTAAACACGAGAAGGTTTTATTTGAGTCAAACACTCAAGGCAGAAATTGTATTAGACAGAAGCTGATTTTGTGAAGGGTGCATTAAGAATTTCTATCTGTATTTAGAGGTAAAATATCTATCAGTGAGAAGTTCAGGGATCCAAGCCAATCCGAGCCAGGCCCTTTGCTCTTCTATGATCAAACAGAAGAAGTGAAGTAGATGCAAGTATGGAACAACTAATAGTAGATTCACTGGTAAAAGGCGAAATCTTTTAAGTGAATTAGATAGCAGTGCTCAATCTGCCGTGGGGTCCAATCCTCATCGGGGTCTTATGAGCCAAAGCTCTCAGTAAACAGCCATTCCAGTCCAAGAAGCACGGTTTCCAAGTCCGCTCAAGTCGATCACTTTTGGACCATAAGAATTATGCCTCAAGTCAAAGACAGCAATCGCTGGAGCGGCCTGCAGAGCATAGAGCTTGGAGCCACTAATAATGGCATCGAAGTTGCCCTTACCAGCAGCGTATCCAGGGAGAGTGCGTCCGATGGCCATAGTCTCGGTGTTGAGAGCAGTAACGTCGGGAACAGCGGCATCGAGGAGATAGACAGAGCTAGAACCAGCGGAAGTGGCGGTCCAGCAAGTGGCCATTTGTTTTGGGACTGTAATATTGGTCTTGGTGAGTACAGTGAGATCATCGGCGATGGACACGAATGCTGCACCGTAAGCGGGCGTGGAAACAACAGCAGAGGCGTCTGAAATAAAGCTCATTCCAAAAGCAACTGGCAAGTTATTGGGCTGTGACTTTACGGCTTCCTCACTCACGTATCCGTTCTCGACCTTGTAAGCATAAACGAAACCACTCTCCATGCCGTTTCCCTTGATGGTGACAAAAAGAGCCGTCTCAGAAGGGTTGAAGAGAATGTTGGAAACGGTGTTGGGAGGTCCTGTTGGAGGAGAAGTCTGATGAAAGACGGGTAGAGGCCTGAGGTTACCCTGGGGCTTCAAGCCGTCGCAGTCCGAGACCGTGAAGCACTGAACGCCCGGCTTGGTTCCAGTATTGGCGACGCAAGCaagcttgttcttgagagAATAGGCAACCGTGTTAGGAGCTGTGCCGACAGTATCGACAGGCTCTCCGAGAAGAACCGGGTGAGCTGGGTTCTCCTTCGGGATATGGAAAGCGGCCAAAGTGTTAGAGCCAGCGTTGACGGTGAACAAGCGGTTTCCGCTCACAACAATGGAGCCTTGGGAGAACAGGGGATCTGGTCGAGTTGTCAGCGACTTTCTCGGTGCTGATATAGTCTCACTTACCCATCTTCACAGGGCCGTTCATGTTATTACCAATAAGGCCCCTTCCACCAGTAGAGGTTCTCTGTGGCTTACCCAGCGAGCCATCCTTGGCAATGCTGAGTGAGACAACAGAAGCTCCCTGGGGGTCGCTGTCGAGGAAGTACAATGCACGATCGGACTTGTGAGGCTTGGGATGGGCCTGCGTGAGCGAGGCTGTAACAAGAAGCGCGTTGATGAGCTTCATTATGAATTTCATAGTGTCAAAAGAAAGTTGTCAGTGAAGATTGAGGGCAGCTGCGAGTAGCTTGGTGCTTGAGATATCTTCATTGAGACTGTCAACCGCGTATCTATATATTTTTCGACTCGGCATCTCAGATCCGAAATATTTACCGTAGCTTCATCCGTAAATTAGTTGAGTTAAACCAAAAGCAATGCCTATGTGCCGAACGGACCAGACGGATGATGGTTATGTAGAGCAAGAGCCAATAGAACATAGAAACCACGATATTGACTGGAAATCTAGCGTCATGATTGAAACGATGATCCATTTCGAATAAGCTCAACTACGAAATTTTACTCAAAGGCCATGCCCAATCGAGGCCATTTGTTGAGTCAACAGTAAGTGCTGACAGTCAAAGGATTCGTCAGTTGCACTAGAGATCAAAGAGTGGTGAAGTAGTGAGAGAAACTCAGCGAGCATCTTCCTAAAGAAGGCAACGGCGTTTAGTCAATTAAATGCAATGGGGCCGTGGAGCTGCCAGTGACACACCCGTCCATTCAGATGCATAGAATGCGTTCTCGTCAAAGTGTAAGCGGGCCGTCAGCGCTGTGCATCGAATGCGTTATGCCTCTTATGGAAATGTTGATTAGATGTCTGTTTTTCCGAAACAGGCAGCTTATTTAGCGTCATCTACACCCGAAGTCCTCGAAAGTCATTCGCCTGGACATTAAGAATCTTACATGCGCCAATAATCAGCGAAGCATGGCCGTCGGAGGTAAATGTTGCCCATTCTGGTGTCAGGTTGTTAGAAAATATTTTTTTGATGTTAAATCCCGCTGGTTGCCATTGATCTGACATGCCCAAACTCGTTGTGAAATACTATTTCGTGGCTacaaaaagaacaaaagcACGTAGCATATGACAGACTTAGCCCCCAATGCTCATCTCTGATTAGCAGCTTAAATGATCAGTTAATATTCTCTCAATTTGATTTGGATCAGTCCTCAGTTAATGGAATTAGTCTACAGCATCGAACATGCCGACAACAATTTGTTCACATCACGAATAGCTGCAGGGTAGACAGCGCCGAAGCCTGGAGCTACGACCCAGGCTGGGGGAGACAAtaaaacttaggacctcaATCCTAACAGATGAAAATACTTAAGCAAATTATCATAAGCCTAGGGGGGTCTTTAATGAATTCATTTTGGCATCCGTGGCCAAGGCACGCAGCCCCGATAGCGTGATATACTGTCTAATTCGTTAGTTCACTGCCTGAGTCAGCGTCAGCAACCAGAAACAAGGCTCTCTATCCCCTCTTACCATGCTCAACCCGGTGATCAGAGCTGCCAATCACAGCCTGATCTGCCCTCTATTCAAGTTACACATAAGAAATGTCCCAAAGTTCCTTGTTAGAAGCTCCCACGACTTTCGGAGCCGGCGGAGCGCGCTAAGATATTTGTCAACCATGCGACTTATCAACGTCGAAACTCTCGAGTTAGAGTCCTTCACAGGCGAACATGGAGGCTCAATACCAACATATGCGATCCTATCGCACGTATGGACGTCCCAGGAAGTGTCACTACAGCAAATGAGCGGGCTGAGCCCTCTTCCAGAAGAGTCGAAAGGCTACAGAAAAATCGTGGACTTTTGCGCAAAGGCGAAAGCCGAGGGATTTGAGTACGGCTGGATAGACACCTGTTGTATAGACAAGACGTCTAGCGCAGAGCTTTCCGAGGCAATTAACTCGATGTTTCAGTGGTATCGGAAGTCTGCAGCGTGCTATGTCTATCTGAATGATGTCAGCTCCGCCGAGAACCCAAGATTATCGGACTCGAGGTTCCGCAAAAGTCGATGGTTCACGCGCGGATGGACTCTTCAGGAGCTCCTTGCCCCCCACGAAGTGATCTTTCTTGCCGACGACTGGCGGGAGATTGGTACCAAGGCTAGCCTGAGTGCAACTATCTCAGATGTCACCAAGATTGATACAGCCACGTTGGTGAATCATACCTGGTCACATGTCAGCGTTGCTGGGATCATGTCCTGGGCATCAATGCGGCAAACCACAAGACTAGAGGACCAAGCCTACTCTCTCATGGGTCTATTCGATGTTAATATGCCCTTGATCTACGGAGAGGGCCCCAAGGCTTTCTATCGACTCCAAGTGGAGATCATGAAGACAACAAACGATGACTCCATATTTGCTTGGTCTACAGAACCGCTACAAGATCGTGGATACTCTCCTAGTGAGGGAGCTTCTACGAGAGGCTTCCGTTTCCTCGGATTGCTAGCTCCATCGACTGCTTGCTTCAGGGATTCTCATGATATAAAAGCACCCAGAGATCTCTCCAGAAGTCATGCACCATACGACATGGTCAAGCAGGATGTTAGTCTCACGGCGGTAGTAGTTCGGCTTTGCTCTCTACCAGCTGACCCCAAGCAACTTGGAGATATCGATCGGGTGGATGTTGTCGGCACACTACGGTTCTCAAATAACGTGAGGGCAGTAGACCATGGTCTCGTTATCACGCCGGCAAGGCGAGACGCAAAAGGGATCAAGATAATGTGCTTGGTTGCGGTTCTACGCTGTTGGAACAAAGACGGCTATATCGGCATCCCTATTAAGCGTTTAGCATCTGGCGCTTATCAGAGGGTCGAAAATGGACACCGATGTCGTTGGTTCAAGGTCCGCTTGATGCCTTTACGACTGACACTAAAGagcgaagaagaaaaagctcCAGATGAATCGGAATACACCCTCAGACAATTTGACTCTGAGAGTAGAGAGAAGGGCCCACCTGCTGATCCACCAGAAACCATTCTTGTCAGAGCATACGTACCATTGGATCTGCCTTCAGACAGCACATTTCTTTCTGCCAAAGCCAGCCACCGTCATGCACCTCTCCAGTTCCGTTCACTGCCTTTCAACAATAGTTATTACACAATACAGGCTTACAGTACCAATAACGCCATACCGCTGGTGCCTGACGTGCAACCTCATGCTCAGGCTATCGAGATTATCAATGGACTTATCAATACTCTACCGGAAATGCGTATTGGGTTTCGCCCCAGTGTAGCAGATAGTGATCTGCCACCTTTCACGATACACACAAGAATGACAGAAAGGCCTCATGGCATCCAAGTTGGGTGCTTGATTGGAAGTGACCAAGCCCGAGATGAGACGACGGATGCTGAATTCACCGACATTGACATGAAAAGCGTCTCCACCACGATGCCTCTCACGACAGACCTATCTCTCATTATCAGAGTGAGACGCGGTGTTCCTCGGGATACGACTTGTTATTTAAATGTGAGCGTTGAGAAGCAGTTGTCATGGGCGGAAGATGTAGAACATTGGCCTGCTACGCTTGGAGACAAAAGCCTGTCAAGCTCAGAGATGTCGCTCAATCGTACCTTCACAGACAATTCAATATGAGAGGTTGCCAATAACCATACCTGCCGGCAGTGGGCTCTCAACGATGTGCAGGAAGTTGTAAGAGGGCGAGATACATGAATTCGAAGGGGCGCCAcggggagcaagaaaaaTTAAGACTTTAAAAGAGGATGCCAAATGAACTTAGTAAAGGATCTCCTAAGCGTAggctaaattacctaaataTCTTCATCGCATAGGGTAAAGGTCTCAGGGTTTGCCTCCCCTAGGTGCGGCAGTAAATCCATTATACTTGATGGCCCTTTATGATATGTTCTGGGATACAGACGTGAAGTAGAAAagatagtattataatcCATGACATCATTAGTCTCGTGAATGTCTTCGCTAATCGAATCTCATAGAGCCTTCAAATCTAAATACATGCCATTTTCTGGCTTGATTGTAATCACTCCCCTTGGCATCACAAGCTTATCATCCATAGCCAACGTCCACTCAAACGACCTGACCATAGTAGCCAGCAAGCATCGCAACTCTGCCTTCGCAAACCCTTGTCCGATGCAACTCCTGGGTCCATGCAAGAAGGTGAGGAAGTTGTAGTTGCTGCTAGCTCCGCCATTCTGATTTGGCTTTCCATCATCTGTGATCCATCGCTCAGGCTTGAACTCTGTCGCGTCAGGGCCCCATATAGCCTCCGATCGGTTTATGTACCAGATTGACACCATAATATCTGTGCCTTCGGGGATAAACTGGTCACCGATGCGGGTGTCGCGGATGGCTTGGCGCATGGTCAGTGGAACCGTTGGGTAGAGTCGGAGTGTCTCGTGCATGATGCCATTAAGGTAGGGAAGCTGCTCGAGGATACCAGCGAGGTCGACTGTCGGGTTGGCGGCTAGATCCTCTGGTAAGCCGTTTCTGACCTCCTCTCTGAGCTTGGCTTGGTATTCTGGGTGCTTGGTGAGTAAGTAGCATGCCCAGGTTATCGCAGATGAGGTAGTCTCATGCCTATACACGATCAGTCATATCCTTTTTAATGGGGGCTGCGTATCACTTACCCTGCTGCAAGGAAGGTCAGAAGCTGGTCCTTCAATGA
It encodes:
- a CDS encoding heterokaryon incompatibility protein-domain-containing protein, with the translated sequence MRLINVETLELESFTGEHGGSIPTYAILSHVWTSQEVSLQQMSGLSPLPEESKGYRKIVDFCAKAKAEGFEYGWIDTCCIDKTSSAELSEAINSMFQWYRKSAACYVYLNDVSSAENPRLSDSRFRKSRWFTRGWTLQELLAPHEVIFLADDWREIGTKASLSATISDVTKIDTATLVNHTWSHVSVAGIMSWASMRQTTRLEDQAYSLMGLFDVNMPLIYGEGPKAFYRLQVEIMKTTNDDSIFAWSTEPLQDRGYSPSEGASTRGFRFLGLLAPSTACFRDSHDIKAPRDLSRSHAPYDMVKQDVSLTAVVVRLCSLPADPKQLGDIDRVDVVGTLRFSNNVRAVDHGLVITPARRDAKGIKIMCLVAVLRCWNKDGYIGIPIKRLASGAYQRVENGHRCRWFKVRLMPLRLTLKSEEEKAPDESEYTLRQFDSESREKGPPADPPETILVRAYVPLDLPSDSTFLSAKASHRHAPLQFRSLPFNNSYYTIQAYSTNNAIPLVPDVQPHAQAIEIINGLINTLPEMRIGFRPSVADSDLPPFTIHTRMTERPHGIQVGCLIGSDQARDETTDAEFTDIDMKSVSTTMPLTTDLSLIIRVRRGVPRDTTCYLNVSVEKQLSWAEDVEHWPATLGDKSLSSSEMSLNRTFTDNSI